A section of the Hevea brasiliensis isolate MT/VB/25A 57/8 chromosome 17, ASM3005281v1, whole genome shotgun sequence genome encodes:
- the LOC131175587 gene encoding putative vesicle-associated membrane protein 726 — MGQQSLIYSFVSCGNVILAEYTEFSGNFNSIAFQCLRKLPTTNNKFTDNCDAHSFNYLVDNGYTMGRGRKRQLPELTLDVSTELPEIDGNSPECCGSKAGQGGGDVLPQGKEQSTENKSTTV, encoded by the exons ATGGGCCAGCAATCGTTGATCTACTCATTCGTTTCATGTGGAAATGTGATTCTTGCTGAGTACACAGAATTCAGTGGCAATTTCAATTCCATAGCGTTTCAGTGCCTCCGGAAGCTCCCTACCACCAACAATAAGTTTACTGACAACTGCGATGCCCACTCCTTCAATTACCTCGTCGACAATGGCTACA CCATGGGACGTGGTAGAAAGCGGCAGCTACCGGAGTTAACCCTCGATGTATCGACGGAACTGCCAGAAATCGACGGCAATTCCCCGGAGTGTTGTGGATCCAAGGCGGGACAAGGAGGCGGCGATGTTTTGCCACAGGGAAAGGAGCAATCTACGGAAAATAAGAGCACTACAGTGTAA